Within Flavobacterium pisciphilum, the genomic segment TCTCTTGAATTCTTAATATATCTATTTTTTCGTCCATTATGATTTTTTCTTCTTTATGTTTTTTGAACTCATTGAAGATTTCGATTATTTGCTCATCAGAAAATGTATCAAATAAATTAATAGTATACTTATCCTTCTTGTTTTTTAATCTAATATAAAAAAGTACGCTTTCTAATCCTTGCTTAGAAGACAAGCATCTTAGTTCTATATTAGTTTCTTTTATATCGAGTTCTTTTCTATATTCATTATTAAAAATTTCACCTTGCAATAAAATAGTATTTTTATCAAAAGATATTGTTTGTATAAAAAAACTTTTATTTCTATAAAAAACTATTGAAATTAATATGATACATAAAATTAGCTCAATAATGACCGTGTAATATTTAGCAAGATCAAGACTAAGTATTATGTATGAATAAAAGGCAAATGTTGCAAGGGCAACAAAGCTATTTATAGACAAAAGACGTTTGTTAAAGTTTTTATAGTCACCCTCAAATATTTCCATAATTTAAATTTAGACTATACAAATAATTTATATGAATTGCTTCGAAATTTTCTCTGCTTTTTTACTTTCACTATAATCATAAAAACCTTCGCCTGATTTTACTCCTAATTTTCCAGCACGTACCATATTAACTAATAACGGGCATGGTGCGTATTTGGGGTTTTTGAATCCGTCGTACATTACATTTAAAATGGCTAAACATACGTCAAGACCTATAAAATCTGCTAGTTGTAATGGTCCCATAGGGTGTCCCATTCCTAGTTTCATTACTGTATCTATCTCGTAAACACCAGCTACTTTGTTGTATAACGTTTCAATAGCTTCATTTAGCATTGGCATTAAAATTCTATTGGCAACAAAACCAGGGTAATCATTTACTTCAACTGGAGTTTTTCCAAGTTTTAGAGACAATTCCATAATGATTTTAGTTACTTCATCGCTGGTGTTGTAACCACGAATGATTTCTACTAATTTCATGATTGGCACTGGATTCATAAAGTGCATTCCGATAACACGCTCAGGATGTGCTACAACAGCTCCTATTTGTGTTATAGAAATAGATGAAGTATTTGTTGCTAGTATAGTATTATGCGAACAAGATTCGTTTAATTGCTTAAAAATATTTAGTTTTAAATCAATGTTTTCAGTAGCAGCTTCTACAACTAAATCTACACCTACAACACCATCTTTAATGTCTGTGTAAGTAATAATATTTGTTATTGTTTTGGCTTTTTCTTCTGCAGTAATGCTTCCTTTAGCAAGCATTCTATCTAAATTAGCGGCAATAGTTGCCATTCCTTTATCCAATGATTTTTCAGAAACATCAATTAGTTTTACAGTAAAACCACTTTGAGCAAATGTATGAGCAATTCCGTTACCCATTGTTCCAGCACCGATTACAGCTATTGTTTTCATATTATTTAAGTACTATATTTTATAATTTTAGCCATAAATTCACAAATTAATTCGTGAATTTATGGCTAGCTTTTTTTGTGATTATTTTATTTATCGAAACAGTCAATAATTTGGTAAGCTACTCTTAATGCATCTGTTGCTTGATCTAAAGTTACTACTGGATCAGTATTTGTGTTTATAGCATTTGCAAAAGATTCTAATTCATCTAGAATTGCATTGTTTTGCTCTACATCAGGGTTTGTAAAATAAATTTGTTTTTTTACCCCCTCTGCATTTTGCAAAATCATATCAAAATCACCTGGAATTTCAGGAGCATCTTTCATACGAACAACTTCACATTTTTTCTCTAGAAAGTCAACAGAAATATAAGCGTCTCTTTGGAAAAAACGTGTTTTGCGCATGTTTTTCATCGAAATACGGCTTGCTGTTAAATTTGCAACACAACCATTTTCAAATTCAATTCGTGCATTGGCAATATCAGGAGTGTCGCTAATTACGGAAACTCCACTAGCATTGATGCTTTTAACTTTCGATTTTACTACACTTAAAATTGCATCAATATCATGAATCATTAAATCTAATACTACAGGAACATCTGTACCACGAGGATTAAATTCGGCTAAACGATGTGTTTCTATGAACATTGGATTTTCGATCATGTCCTTTGTTGCTATGAAAGCCGGATTAAAGCGTTCAACATGACCAACTTGACCTTTTACGTTATACTCTTTTGCTAAAGCAATTATTTCTTCGGCTTCTTCAACAGTATTCGAAATTGGTTTTTCAATAAAAATATGTTTTCCTGATTTTATAGCTACCTTAGCACATTTGTAATGTGATAATGTTGGGGTTACAATATCAATTACATCAACAGCATGTATTAACTTTGCAATTGTATTGAAATTTTTATAACCGAATTCTTTGGAAATTTTCTCGGCGTTTTCTTGATTTTGGTCATAAAAACCAACTAATTCATATTTATCAGATTGTTGTAATAAACGTAAATGTATTTTACCTAAGTGACCAGCACCTAAAACTCCTACTTTTAACATGAGAATGTATTTTTAACAAAAATATAATTTATTTGTTGAAAGTGAAAGTGAATGCTTTAAAGTTTTAGTAATTTAATATTTAAGAATCAATATTTGAATTACTATTTACTTTCTTATTTTTGCCAAAATAAAAAGAACAAACATTGAAAGACACTGCCAAACATCAAGGACTTCGGAATCAATTAGTAAGCACTTTGCAACAAAAGGGAATTACCGATAAAGCTGTTTTGGAAGCGATAAAAAAAATTCCTAGACACCTTTTTTTGAACTCTAGCTTTGAAGATTATGCCTATCAAGACAAAGCTTTCCCGATTGGTGCGGGGCAAACTATTTCTCAACCTTACACTGTTGCGTTTCAATCGCAGCTGTTAGAAGTTAAAAAAGATCACAAAGTATTAGAAATTGGTACTGGATCTGGTTATCAAACTGCGGTATTATATATGTTGGGAGCCAAGGTATATAGTATTGAAAGACAAAATGAACTATTTAAAACAACATCTATCTTGTTTCCTAAATTAGGAATTCGCCCTAAGCATCTTTCTTTTGGAGATGGTTATAAAGGATTACCTGGTTATGCGCCATTTGATAGTATAATTGTGACGGCAGGGGCACCATTTATTCCTCAGCCATTAATGGCGCAATTAAAAATAGGAGGAAGGTTAGTGATTCCGCTAGGAGAAGATGTTCAAATTATGACGTTACTCATTCGTAAAAATGAAACTCAATTTGAAAAACACGAGTTTGGAGAATTTAGATTCGTACCTTTATTAGAAGATAAAAATTAAATAAAAAAGCCCATTTCGATGGGCTTTTTTATTGAGTAACTAATTGGATTGCACGCTGTAAATTTTCTTTTTCTACTTGTGCAACGTAATTTATAAAAATTGATTTATCATTTTGATTTTGACTTTCTGCTAAAATAGAGAGATACTCATTTTTGTGCTCATCATCCCCTTGAATGGTTGCAAAAACATAGCCGTTTTGAATTAATATCCAATTCATTAATAAGTGCGCTATTTGAATATTTCCGCTTTCAAAAGGATTAATTACTATGATTTTCAAATGGGCTTCAGATGCTAATAATATGGGGTGTAGTGTGTTCTTATTGGTTTCAAACCAACTGAAAAAGGAATTCATTTCACGAAGAATCAAAGGATCATTTTTGTATTTTCCTGCATGTTCAGGTTTAATTCCTCTTAAAATTTGGTTATGAATCGTTAGTAATTCTTTTTCATTGATAGAACTGTTTTTTTGAGTTAAATCTTTAATATAAGAAATAGTTTCATGATGGTTTACAGCTTCTAAATGTTCACGCATTGTTTTGCCTCCAATTGTTAGTCCCTCATTAATTACTGCTTTAGTCTCTTGTAGCGTCAATGTGTTGTCATTAATACGATTACTTTCATAGGTGAATTCAAG encodes:
- a CDS encoding Gfo/Idh/MocA family protein, yielding MLKVGVLGAGHLGKIHLRLLQQSDKYELVGFYDQNQENAEKISKEFGYKNFNTIAKLIHAVDVIDIVTPTLSHYKCAKVAIKSGKHIFIEKPISNTVEEAEEIIALAKEYNVKGQVGHVERFNPAFIATKDMIENPMFIETHRLAEFNPRGTDVPVVLDLMIHDIDAILSVVKSKVKSINASGVSVISDTPDIANARIEFENGCVANLTASRISMKNMRKTRFFQRDAYISVDFLEKKCEVVRMKDAPEIPGDFDMILQNAEGVKKQIYFTNPDVEQNNAILDELESFANAINTNTDPVVTLDQATDALRVAYQIIDCFDK
- a CDS encoding protein-L-isoaspartate(D-aspartate) O-methyltransferase — protein: MKDTAKHQGLRNQLVSTLQQKGITDKAVLEAIKKIPRHLFLNSSFEDYAYQDKAFPIGAGQTISQPYTVAFQSQLLEVKKDHKVLEIGTGSGYQTAVLYMLGAKVYSIERQNELFKTTSILFPKLGIRPKHLSFGDGYKGLPGYAPFDSIIVTAGAPFIPQPLMAQLKIGGRLVIPLGEDVQIMTLLIRKNETQFEKHEFGEFRFVPLLEDKN
- a CDS encoding helix-turn-helix domain-containing protein, which codes for MKMILKNAREQKGFKTREVAQLLEIDQALISKFESGTRKPTREQIVKLASLLEIDFESLLIVWLKEKILHEIGHEELALKALHLAEIEIQNIKKTDSSIILSTLQNILDEIEILKTKIQSFQQFDLHRISKILDLEFTYESNRINDNTLTLQETKAVINEGLTIGGKTMREHLEAVNHHETISYIKDLTQKNSSINEKELLTIHNQILRGIKPEHAGKYKNDPLILREMNSFFSWFETNKNTLHPILLASEAHLKIIVINPFESGNIQIAHLLMNWILIQNGYVFATIQGDDEHKNEYLSILAESQNQNDKSIFINYVAQVEKENLQRAIQLVTQ
- a CDS encoding 3-hydroxyacyl-CoA dehydrogenase family protein gives rise to the protein MKTIAVIGAGTMGNGIAHTFAQSGFTVKLIDVSEKSLDKGMATIAANLDRMLAKGSITAEEKAKTITNIITYTDIKDGVVGVDLVVEAATENIDLKLNIFKQLNESCSHNTILATNTSSISITQIGAVVAHPERVIGMHFMNPVPIMKLVEIIRGYNTSDEVTKIIMELSLKLGKTPVEVNDYPGFVANRILMPMLNEAIETLYNKVAGVYEIDTVMKLGMGHPMGPLQLADFIGLDVCLAILNVMYDGFKNPKYAPCPLLVNMVRAGKLGVKSGEGFYDYSESKKAEKISKQFI